One genomic segment of Sparus aurata chromosome 24, fSpaAur1.1, whole genome shotgun sequence includes these proteins:
- the xirp2a gene encoding xin actin-binding repeat-containing protein 2 isoform X3 — protein MYQAAVTKKDTSSSSSAAMMDESEACSLPGGLASVKRQFENQEFASSSSQSTVTQFHFEQRSVQEMSSSSEVTVRSSAREVIPTTALCHNQQEVIRDETVHQNNVAASYGNHFNETVMLVGGEDLPKVSTQALKQQYEKTIVEAAPAKEIKVDVDFNQFQWAPVNQSSKASATTSYKTSSSTLKKATASSVASASSVASASSVASASSVASASSVASASSVASASSVASAQTVAYDMTEQFPPPPSNLAQEIPEYVSSELQESASQHKQIVNREQYFKHKSMAELKRLYKHIHPEVRKNLEEDFMSQLTEAELKDLQTEELGEVQQACYMFENDGQSRGSSPDRESVEWEEILRGEVQSVRWMFENKPLDTIKDETPDEDEVRNIAQQEIIAGKDVRYTAWMFETQPMDALGTESSDSAEQLQKSADLAKGDVRTATWLFETQPLDYLNKIYQEDEQETEVVVTKDIAGGDVKTARYLFETQHLDSLGKTETIEESHFLNLKSELEEIKGDVTTTTRMFETQPMCVIRGDSGEMLEITTIRREETEKGDVKTSRWMFETQPLDLINKDPAKVKLICGISMEDNAQGGVNKGRWLFETKTLDTIKDDEWESSRKQREEIIGADVRKHCQVFETQPMDTLKDNTNARPLPSEEIVGGDVQTAKHLFETVPMENLKELLEVGKLQKMVASEEEKGDVRHQKWVFESQPLENIREEKKEYTRTVNVEALDKGDVTNYKERFESMDLSKCEGTQKIQVEGVTSGSVKSNRVLFESTPMYAMQDSSGHYHEVKTVRREEIVKGDVRSCRWMFETRPIDEFDESINKFQIIKGISKQEIESGDVKTAKWLFETQQLDAIKRFSEEEEQKTKEDIEIEKGDVKTCRWLFETQPMDVLYEKVAKSEANVEEVQRGDVKTCTWLFETQTLDNIRDHTESESETILKTCTVKQEDVQGKDVRLARFLFETENLENITGEDSGSFRRVTEIDVQSGDVSRMKYIFENRSSDIMSSTSEETMQRLKTQQAEDIQKGNVVNCTWKFENQPIDAIRDEVREVRTVTDVQGGDVNKGRFIFDTYSLDQIKEESTETEISKLTSIFRDEVERGDVKNYTMMFESQPLYAIRDKEGHYHEVTTVTKEEIMRGDVVGARWLFETKPLDSIRDSEEVYVIKAVTEEGINKGDVSSARWKFETQPLDEITEEIKVRSKTVADIQGGDVKTNKQRFETDEMSQKYIRTVSVSEIQKGDVRSATWMFETRTIDDIRGEGAEYDGMERVTKEEVMKGDVKQSVWLFEKQPLDSIKESDGSELVVTKEEIPQADVKSTTWLFETTPFADFNESRTERTEIIGKSIKETLEELYCQKMVDSQGILIEADEIGDVRMAKYKLMSQEAPQIQKEEIIRGDLSNIMMNLLNRREITERGITIDKEERGNINTTVKQLFNQERGDNVEKEEIIRGDIQEAINNLLKNEGSSKRGILIQEDEKGDVRMTIYSLLNKDERASMEKEDIVQGNVSRTLHRLLSNSGDEESKKIKIGEMERGNVSFYSTCIESGALDYLKQLQFEQDEGEEKVEKERIIGGDIEETKILLRKNQQQIGRTVAEDDIVPGDVHSTVQVFMMEPSVTFRNLEKKDIVKGDLSAALDSLTQAINQKVVIEKEEVVKGDIPTTLKSLVEAQHQAKEMEKPEIVRGDIRGALESLEKSATTTAEATVEDLVPGDIKGTLKSLEEAKQAVKEVEKEEIVKGDIHTAMQSLHEASSEKKIYQHQVSEQGDVKGTIQLFLEPTTPPSVRRRGSIEGDVRTSIKSLYEGQETTQMEKEEVVKGDVQGTIKCLMERKQHSNPKRMYAHKKAKEPVKNPLSVKQVEHECVHEAKSESGAGNPAPAVKNLSVSSESQKHTQRHNESKSVKTQVITQEDHSVAVAKTDNTTVATQQRSMKEQKPKAPPPQKIQAPKPIMVKNKQTASSDQTQAKTADVSVMKEVQNTSQANISNKQTCETKTIKQVQTTVTEKTVVHKQSVSEQTSQKQTENKALTQRQNIKNMKSDCRNLDTRGKGMIKKLKPEIHFPPPPSSPPPSSESELSLPPPPSPVLESPASSRPSIMRQDSDLPPPPPPPPPPMECMKSEQDFFPPPPPPPPPASAGGQDFLPPPPSQQELNAMPQPPTAKLVKPTGKPLFKVPKQPETPKQPIQVKPKWQKKQPTPPPPPPPATAPAPAPPPAPAPAPPQLPPDQDTKGRKEEAKVQEVKKETTQRIETNTKIQTESATKIPSIPSVKPIQKESPQPPKKVFIPPIKLPPTPEPAPAPKPRPYARKFKTPLMLAEERFRQQRVEKEEIQRSNVTTPTSPPISHFSSAEFSETQSAQKEVTTEVTKAKTEEAKVVSKEVSAQESPAKKSPSQIPLSKPSISVVNKKSASNVSSSEKILASAEVKKSQIAPKNQPASVSQSHREASNIDVHTSSNVVTSSVTEQQQFIKKSSTKSITATQSAVQENVNLQSQAVVTLRAEDVKNINAPLTQEGKMSPFQPTKIPKVAPTFKVKTFKMPAEKREDKCESVGQKESTRSEMHSQQEKCDVSQKCETNVNQESNQLTSARTEMKTEMKVKEKKTQMTLPIKEAEMEVHTKKGKQVHKNETEVNVSSSVTASMPKMAKITSAGSHQGQGHVSVSHSKQSMKTEHIQRHEEVVVTESVQQSLHRQEAVQMQATLRAAETNKAPIKAAKHKGEPKDASVRGTGKTALKEATNSEEITDSEKCNVTQKLLAQIKELEGSQSKIDSNAVRMIISEFPDWVMGSDEKKNLGEIAKQQSKKKLKEMVVYVRNIVQAKLTFFTDNLTAVDKQESEKQEPPAPPPVPPKPEKKVLSGATAVISKISIGSSKTEKKVVEEKKSLHGSKIYQERSEAVDMRRVSSPLASIRTPSPTFISIESRRVDSPLRPTPSPPPYKSVGTPPPPPRKSYTPTSTFSRATPSPTMSRSEKLVKLRDTTSKLSRGITPPPPVPAPESFVAEREQSSPFGYRDSPVETGEEGLMEVAEMGDSMMTVRDKKSFFEEAQKAEVTKVYMRKDPIDIPERLGPDAEEGAEGVAIDLLKEDLPRVDLSKLVNRFESPKPKVYARKDPIVITERLGSDAEDAEADPHTPKTEEIPTLNVKAIKDVFETGEHSSQAARELREQIERREPESTYPEPVGHSEMTAVTEQFCSVDDFGNMTRETRSEMHSGSTLTRGSPPSYADVVRGSVPTVAVPPEASTEELLRNFQQSWAESQGVFQNLGFSVTEQRTSQIVTRQQETVVTENSSSRVRTVPGVSEAGVPHGVADCRQTKLP, from the exons ATGATGGATGAGTCAGAGGCGTGTTCGCTACCCGGTGGTTTGGCCAGCGTGAAGAGGCAGTTCGAGAACCAGGAGTTCGCCTCGTCGTCCTCTCAGTCGACGGTCACTCAGTTTCACTTCGAGCAGAGATCTGTTCAG GAGATGTCCAGCTCCTCAGAGGTGACAGTGAGAAGCAGTGCCAGAGAAGTCATCCCCACTACAGCCCTCTGTCATAATCAGCAAGAG GTGATCCGTGATGAAACAGTCCACCAGAACAATGTGGCAGCCAGTTATGGAAACCATTTCAATGAAACAG TTATGCTCGTCGGAGGAGAGGACCTACCAAAGGTATCCACTCAGGCTTTGAAGCAGCAGTATGAAAAAACGATTGTGGAGGCTGCACCCGCCAAGGAAATTAAG GTTGATGTGGATTTCAACCAGTTTCAATGGGCACCAGTAAACCAGTCCTCTAAAGCTTCCGCTACAACAAGCTacaaaacctcctcctccactctaaAGAAGGCCACTGCCTCATCAGTGGCATCTGCCTCATCAGTGGCGTCTGCCTCATCAGTGGCGTCTGCCTCATCAGTGGCGTCTGCCTCATCAGTGGCGTCTGCCTCATCAGTGGCGTCTGCCTCATCAGTGGCGTCTGCCCAAACAGTGGCTTACGATATGACAGAGCAATTCCCTCCTCCGCCCTCAAACCTGGCGCAGGAAATCCCTGAGTACGTCTCTTCTGAGCTTCAGGAGTCTGCGTCCCAACATAAGCAGATTGTAAACAGGGAGCAGTACTTCAAACACAAGAGTATGGCTGAACTGAAGCGCCTGTACAAGCACATTCACCCTGAGGTCCGCAAGAACCTCGAAGAGGACTTCATGAGTCAGCTCACTGAAGCGGAGCTGAAGGACTTGCAAACTGAGGAGTTGGGAGAGGTCCAGCAGGCGTGTTATATGTTTGAAAATGACGGCCAGAGTAGGGGATCGAGCCCGGACAGAGAGTCCGTGGAATGGGAGGAGATCCTCAGAGGTGAGGTTCAGTCTGTGCGCTGGATGTTCGAAAACAAGCCACTGGATACGATCAAAGATGAAACCCCAGATGAGGACGAGGTGAGGAATATCGCTCAGCAGGAAATCATCGCTGGGAAAGATGTCAGATACACAGCTTGGATGTTTGAGACTCAGCCAATGGACGCTCTAGGGACGGAGAGTTCTGATTCAGCCGAGCAGTTGCAAAAATCAGCTGATCTGGCGAAAGGAGACGTCCGCACTGCTACGTGGCTATTTGAGACGCAGCCTCTGGATTATCTGAATAAGATCTACCAAGAAGACGAGCAGGAGACAGAAGTTGTCGTCACCAAAGACATCGCTGGGGGAGATGTGAAAACCGCAAGATATCTCTTCGAGACCCAGCATCTGGATTCTCTGGGTAAAACAGAAACCATCGAAGAGAGCCACTTCCTGAACCTGAAGTCTGAGCTGGAAGAGATCAAAGGAGACGTGACGACAACCACTCGCATGTTTGAGACCCAGCCAATGTGCGTCATCAGGGGAGATTCAGGTGAGATGCTGGAGATCACCACCATCCGCAGGGAGGAGACTGAGAAAGGAGATGTCAAGACATCACGCTGGATGTTTGAAACCCAGCCTCTGGATCTTATAAACAAAGACCCTGCGAAGGTAAAGCTCATATGTGGTATTTCCATGGAGGACAACGCTCAAGGCGGCGTTAACAAAGGTAGGTGGCTGTTTGAGACAAAGACTCTTGACACCATAAAGGATGATGAATGGGAGAGTTCAAGGAAGCAGAGGGAAGAAATAATTGGTGCTGACGTGAGGAAGCACTGCCAGGTGTTCGAGACTCAGCCGATGGACACTCTGAAAGACAACACCAACGCCAGACCTTTACCCTCAGAGGAGATTGTAGGTGGTGATGTTCAGACAGCAAAACATCTGTTCGAAACAGTACCCATGGAAAACCTGAAAGAACTGCTGGAAGTGGGAAAGCTTCAGAAAATGGTTGCATCTGAGGAAGAAAAGGGCGACGTGAGGCACCAAAAGTGGGTCTTTGAAAGCCAGCCACTGGAGAATATaagggaagagaagaaggagTATACAAGAACTGTGAATGTTGAAGCTCTCGACAAAGGCGATGTGACGAACTATAAAGAAAGGTTTGAAAGCATGGATTTAAGCAAGTGTGAGGGAACACAGAAAATTCAAGTTGAAGGCGTCACCAGTGGATCCGTCAAATCAAACAGAGTTCTCTTTGAATCCACCCCGATGTATGCGATGCAAGACAGCTCCGGCCATTACCACGAGGTGAAGACAGTGAGGCGCGAGGAGATTGTGAAGGGAGACGTGCGCAGCTGCAGATGGATGTTTGAAACCCGTCCCATCGATGAGTTTGACGAAAGCATCAATAAGTTTCAGATCATCAAAGGTATATCCAAGCAGGAGATCGAATCAGGGGACGTCAAAACAGCAAAGTGGTTGTTTGAAACTCAACAGCTTGACGCAATCAAACGCTTcagtgaggaggaagaacagAAAACTAAGGAAGATATTGAAATTGAGAAGGGAGATGTCAAGACTTGTAGGTGGCTATTTGAGACTCAACCGATGGATGTTCTGTACGAAAAGGTGGCGAAGAGCGAGGCTAATGTCGAGGAAGTGCAAAGAGGGGATGTCAAAACGTGTACTTGGCTCTTTGAGACCCAAACGCTCGACAACATTCGCGATCATACAGAATCTGAGTCCGAGACCATTCTGAAAACCTGCACCGTAAAGCAAGAGGACGTCCAAGGCAAGGACGTGCGCCTGGCCCGCTTCCTCTTCGAAACCGAGAACCTTGAAAACATCACAGGCGAGGACAGCGGTTCTTTCAGGAGGGTTACGGAAATCGACGTCCAGTCAGGAGACGTTTCCAGGATGAAGTACATCTTCGAGAATCGCTCCTCCGACATCATGAGCTCCACCTCGGAGGAGACAATGCAGAGGTTGAAGACGCAGCAGGCGGAGGACATCCAGAAGGGAAACGTGGTCAACTGCACTTGGAAGTTCGAGAATCAGCCGATTGATGCCATCCGTGACGAAGTGAGGGAAGTTCGCACTGTGACTGATGTGCAGGGGGGCGACGTCAACAAAGGCCGCTTCATTTTCGATACGTACTCTCTGGATCAGATTAAAGAGGAGTCTACTGAGACTGAGATTTCTAAACTCACAAGTATCTTTAGAGATGAAGTGGAGAGGGGAGATGTGAAAAATTACACCATGATGTTCGAAAGTCAGCCGTTGTATGCCATCCGTGACAAAGAGGGCCATTACCACGAAGTTACTACAGTTACGAAGGAAGAAATCATGAGAGGAGATGTGGTGGGGGCCCGATGGCTGTTTGAGACGAAGCCATTGGATTCAATCAGAGATTCAGAGGAAGTTTATGTCATTAAAGCTGTCACTGAGGAAGGCATCAACAAAGGGGACGTTAGCTCCGCGAGGTGGAAGTTTGAAACCCAACCACTGGATGAAATTACAGAGGAAATCAAAGTCCGGTCGAAAACAGTTGCAGACATCCAAGGCGGCGATGTGAAAACAAATAAGCAGCGATTCGAGACCGATGAGATGTCTCAAAAGTACATCAGAACTGTTAGCGTGAGCGAAATCCAAAAAGGCGACGTCAGATCTGCCACATGGATGTTTGAAACGCGCACAATTGATGATATCCGCGGTGAAGGCGCTGAGTACGACGGCATGGAGAGAGTGACAAAAGAGGAAGTAATGAAAGGGGATGTCAAACAGTCTGTGTGGCTGTTTGAGAAGCAGCCTCTCGACAGTATCAAAGAGAGTGATGGCTCAGAGCTTGTTGTCACAAAGGAGGAAATCCCACAGGCTGATGTGAAGTCAACAACATGGCTATTCGAAACGACTCCATTTGCTGATTTCAACGAGAGCAGGACAGAAAGAACGGAAATAATTGGAAAGAGCATCAAAGAGACACTTGAGGAACTTtactgtcagaaaatggtggaCTCACAAGGTATCCTCATTGAGGCAGATGAGATCGGCGACGTCCGCATGGCGAAGTATAAACTCATGAGCCAGGAGGCGCCACAAATCCAAAAAGAAGAGATTATCAGAGGAGACCTGAGCAACATAATGATGAACCTCCTAAACCGCAGGGAGATCACTGAAAGGGGGATAACTATTGATAAAGAGGAGCGGGGGAACATCAACACCACTGTGAAGCAGCTGTTCAATCAGGAAAGGGGCGACAACGTTGAGAAAGAGGAAATTATCCGTGGTGACATTCAAGAGGCAATAAACAATCTGCTCAAGAACGAGGGCTCCTCCAAGCGTGGCATTCTGATCCAAGAGGATGAGAAAGGAGACGTGAGGATGACTATCTACTCCCTCTTGAACAAAGACGAGAGGGCCAGCATGGAGAAGGAGGACATCGTTCAGGGTAACGTAAGCAGAACCCTCCACCGTCTTCTGTCCAACTCGGGAGACGAGGAATCTAAAAAGATAAAGATCGGAGAAATGGAAAGGGGTAACGTCAGCTTTTACTCCACGTGTATTGAATCGGGAGCCTTGGATTACCTGAAGCAGCTCCAGTTTGAGCAGGACGAAGGCGAGGAAAAGGTGGAAAAGGAGCGCATCATCGGCGGTGACATCGAGGAGACTAAAATATTGCTGCGGAAGAATCAGCAGCAGATAGGTCGCACAGTGGCAGAGGACGATATAGTTCCTGGAGACGTCCACAGCACTGTGCAGGTCTTCATGATGGAGCCTAGTGTTACCTTCAGAAACCTCGAGAAAAAGGACATCGTGAAAGGTGACCTCAGCGCGGCCCTGGACTCACTGACCCAAGCCATTAATCAGAAAGTGGTGATagagaaagaggaagtggtGAAGGGAGACATACCCACGACTTTGAAGTCTCTGGTGGAGGCCCAGCATCAAGCCAAAGAAATGGAAAAGCCTGAAATCGTCAGGGGAGACATCAGAGGTGCTCTCGAGTCACTGGAGAAATCTGCAACCACCACCGCAGAGGCAACTGTTGAGGATTTAGTCCCAGGTGATATCAAAGGGACCCTGAAGTCCCTGGAGGAGGCCAAGCAAGCTGTGAAAGAGGTCGAAAAAGAGGAGATCGTCAAAGGAGACATCCACACGGCCATGCAGAGTTTACACGAGGCATCAAGCGAGAAAAAGATTTACCAGCATCAAGTGAGCGAACAGGGGGACGTTAAAGGAACCATCCAACTTTTTCTGGAGCCAACGACTCCCCCGAGTGTGCGGCGCAGGGGGAGCATCGAAGGAGACGTGAGAACGTCCATAAAATCTCTTTATGAAGGGCAGGAGACGACGCAGATGGAAAAAGAGGAGGTCGTAAAAGGGGACGTTCAAGGGACGATAAAGTGTTTAATGGAAAGAAAGCAGCATTCAAATCCAAAACGTATGTATGCCCACAAGAAGGCAAAAGAGCCCGTGAAAAATCCATTAAGTGTGAAGCAGGTGGAGCATGAATGTGTACATGAAGCCAAGAGTGAGAGTGGAGCAGGAAATCCAGCCCCCGCTGTGAAAAACCTCTCTGTGAGCAGTGAGTCACAGaagcacacacagaggcacaacGAAAGCAAATCGGTGAAAACACAGGTAATAACCCAGGAGGACCACTCTGTCGCTGTAGCCAAAACAGACAATACTACAGTGGCCACTCAACAGAGGAGCATGAAAGAGCAGAAACCGAAAGCGCCGCCCCCACAGAAAATACAAGCTCCTAAGCCTATTATGgtaaagaataaacaaactgccaGCAGTGATCAAACACAGGCTAAAACAGCTGACGTGAGCGTGATGAAAGAGGTGCAAAACACATCACAGGCGAATATTTCAAACAAGCAAACATGTGAGACGAAGACAATCAAACAGGTACAGACGACAGTGACGGAGAAGACTGTCGTGCACAAGCAGAGTGTATCAGAGCAAACGTCTCAGAAGCAAACAGAGAATAAGGCActcacacagaggcagaacatcaaaaacatgaagAGTGATTGCCGGAACCTTGACACAAGAGGGAAAGGTATGATCAAAAAGCTGAAGCCGGAGATACACttcccccctccaccctcttCACCGCCTCCTTCCTCCGAGTCCGagctctccctccctccgccGCCATCCCCCGTGCTGGAGAGCCCGGCATCGTCCCGGCCTTCGATCATGAGGCAGGACAGCGACctgccacctcctccacctccgcctCCGCCTCCCATGGAATGCATGAAGTCAGAGcaagattttttcccccctcctccacctcctccgccTCCAGCCTCCGCGGGTGGTCAAGACTTCCTCCCGCCGCCTCCCTCACAGCAAGAGCTTAATGCAATGCCTCAGCCTCCCACTGCAAAGCTGGTGAAACCCACCGGCAAGCCTTTGTTCAAAGTGCCCAAGCAGCCAGAGACACCAAAGCAGCCCATACAAGTTAAACCGAAATGGCAGAAAAAGCAGCCAactcctccaccgcctccacctccagctacagcaccagctccagctccacctccagctccagctccagctccacctcaGCTGCCTCCTGATCAAGATACAAAAGGACGTAAAGAAGAAGCTAAAGTTCAGgaagtgaaaaaggaaacaacCCAACGGATCGAAACAAACACGAAGATTCAGACTGAATCGGCGACAAAAATACCAAGCATCCCGTCCGTGAAGCCGATCCAAAAAGAAAGCCCGCAGCCTCCTAAAAAAGTATTTATCCCTCCGATTAAACTGCCTCCAACTCCTGAACCCGCACCGGCGCCAAAGCCGAGACCTTACGCTCGCAAATTTAAAACCCCTCTCATGCTCGCCGAGGAAAGGTTCCGGCAGCAAAGGGTGGAGAAAGAGGAAATACAGAGGAGTAACGTCACGACTCCCACTTCCCCGCCAATCAGTCATTTCTCCTCTGCCGAGTTTTCTGAAACACAGAGCGCTCAGAAAGAAGTTACCACGGAAGTGACGAAAGCAAAAACTGAAGAGGCTAAAGTCGTGTCCAAAGAAGTATCAGCACAAGAATCACCTGCCAAGAAATCCCCTTCCCAGATCCCTTTGAGCAAGCCCTCGATTTCAGTGGTGAATAAGAAATCAGCCTCAAACGTGTCCTCCTCAGAAAAAATACTCGCCTCAGCTGAGGTTAAAAAGAGTCAGATTGCACCCAAGAATCAGCCTGCTTCTGTTTCTCAGTCTCATCGCGAGGCCTCAAATATCGACGTCCACACAAGCTCGAATGTGGTCACCTCCTCTGTCacggagcagcagcagtttattAAGAAATCCAGCACCAAGTCTATCACTGCCACACAGAGTGCTGTCCAGGAAAATGTAAATCTTCAAAGCCAGGCCGTGGTCACATTGAGAGCCGAGGATGTAAAGAATATTAATGCGCCTCTGACACAGGAGGGAAAGATGAGTCCCTTTCAACCGACTAAAATTCCAAAGGTAGCACCAACTTTCAAGGTGAAAACCTTTAAGATGCCAGCGGAGAAGAGAGAGGATAAATGTGAGAGTGTCGGGCAAAAGGAGTCGACGAGAAGTGAAATGCATTCGCAACAAGAGAAATGTGACGTGTCACAGAAGTGCGAAACAAATGTCAATCAGGAGAGCAACCAGCTGACGTCAGCGAGGACTGAGATGAAGACGGAAATGAAAGTAAAGGAGAAGAAAACCCAGATGACCTTACCTATAAAGGAGGCTGAGATGGAGGTTCACACGAAAAAGGGAAAGCAGGTGCACAAGAACGAGACTGAAGTGAATGTGTCATCATCGGTTACTGCCTCAATGCCGAAGATGGCTAAAATAACATCTGCAGGGAGTCATCAAGGACAAGGCCATGTATCTGTCTCTCACAGTAAGCAGAGCATGAAGACGGAGCACATTCAAAGGCACGAGGAGGTGGTGGTGACGGAGAGTGTGCAGCAGAGCCTTCACAGGCAAGAGGCTGTTCAGATGCAAGCGACGCTACGAGCCGCAGAAACAAATAAAGCGCCGATAAAGGCAGCAAAGCACAAAGGTGAGCCTAAGGATGCGTCTGTGAGAGGGACGGGGAAAACGGCGCTTAAAGAGGCCACTAATTCAGAAGAAATCACAGATTCAGAGAAATGTAATGTCACGCAGAAGCTGCTCGCACAGATAAAAGAGCTCGAGGGCTCACAGAGCAAAATAGACTCCAACGCTGTCAGGATGATTATAAGTGAATTCCCTGACTGGGTGATGGGCTCGGATGAGAAGAAGAATTTAGGCGAGATCGCTAAACAGCAAAGTAAGAAGAAGTTGAAAGAGATGGTGGTctatgtgaggaatattgttcaGGCAAAGCTCACTTTTTTCACGGATAACTTGACAGCCGTGGACAAGCAGGAAAGCGAGAAACAGGAACCCCCAGCGCCACCGCCGGTGCCTCCGAAACCAGAGAAGAAAGTTTTAAGTGGAGCGACGGCCGTGATCTCAAAGATTAGCATCGGATCGTCCAAGACTGAAaagaaggtggtggaggagaaaaAGTCGCTTCACGGGAGCAAAATCTATCAGGAGCGGAGTGAAGCGGTGGATATGAGGAGAGTGTCTTCCCCGCTGGCGAGCATCCGCACCCCGTCGCCTACTTTCATCAGCATCGAGTCTAGAAGAGTGGACTCGCCGCTCAGACCGACTCCCTCTCCTCCGCCCTACAAATCAGTCGGgactcctccgcctcctcctcgcAAGTCATACACGCCCACGTCTACCTTCAGCAGGGCCACGCCATCTCCCACCATGAGCCGCTCGGAGAAGCTGGTGAAACTGAGGGACACCACCTCGAAGCTTTCCCGCGGCATCACCCCGCCACCTCCCGTGCCGGCGCCGGAGTCCTTTGTAGCTGAAAGGGAACAATCCTCCCCGTTTGGCTACAGGGATTCTCCCGTGGAGACGGGTGAGGAAGGATTGATGGAAGTGGCAGAAATGGGGGACTCCATGATGACTGTCAGGGACAAAAAGTCGTTCTTTGAGGAGGCGCAGAAGGCCGAGGTGACCAAGGTGTACATGCGGAAGGATCCGATCGATATCCCTGAACGTTTGGGACCTGACGCGGAGGAGGGCGCCGAGGGTGTGGCTATTGACCTCCTGAAAGAGGATCTCCCAAGAGTTGATCTGTCTAAGCTGGTTAACAGATTTGAATCTCCAAAACCAAAAGTCTACGCCAGAAAAGATCCCATTGTGATCACTGAGAGGCTCGGGAGTGATGCCGAGGACGCGGAGGCTGACCCACACACCCCAAAAACGGAAGAAATCCCAACACTCAACGTGAAGGCGATAAAGGATGTATTCGAGACAGGAGAGCACAGCTCCCAGGCAGCCCGAGAGCTCCGAGAGCAGATAGAGAGGAGGGAACCTGAATCGACCTATCCCGAGCCCGTCGGCCACTCTGAAATGACAGCAGTCACTGAGCAATTCTGCAGCGTTGACGACTTCGGAAACATGACAAGGGAGACGAGGAGTGAGATGCATTCTGGGAGCACACTGACCCGTGGCAGCCCTCCATCCTACGCTGACGTGGTGAGAGGCAGCGTTCCAACCGTCGCCGTGCCCCCCGAGGCCTCCACCGAGGAGCTACTGAGAAACTTCCAGCAGTCGTGGGCCGAGAGCCAAGGAGTTTTCCAGAACCTGGGGTTCAGTGTCACAGAGCAGAGGACGTCGCAGATTGTAACACGCCAGCAGGAGACTGTCGTGACGG AAAATTCGAGTTCCAGAGTCCGAACTGTGCCGGGTGTGTCGGAAGCGGGTGTACCCCATGGAGTCGCTGAttgcagacaaacaaaacttcCATAA